The following coding sequences lie in one Chitinispirillales bacterium ANBcel5 genomic window:
- a CDS encoding ferredoxin, giving the protein MRVYVDIDSCEGCGMCVSLCEEVFCLAPDGRAGSKMFNVPQDSEGDCFLAVQFCPRHCIRIRDIRKSKGNGIQNFEL; this is encoded by the coding sequence ATGAGAGTGTATGTAGACATAGATTCATGTGAAGGTTGTGGGATGTGTGTGAGCTTGTGTGAGGAAGTGTTTTGCCTCGCTCCGGATGGAAGAGCAGGCTCAAAGATGTTTAATGTACCACAGGATTCTGAAGGAGACTGTTTTCTGGCGGTACAATTTTGCCCCAGACATTGCATCAGAATAAGAGATATTCGTAAGTCAAAGGGCAACGGAATTCAAAATTTTGAACTCTAA